A genomic stretch from Deinococcus radiotolerans includes:
- a CDS encoding sugar ABC transporter substrate-binding protein, with amino-acid sequence MKRRLTLLALALAGSANAATLTVWTHFNDAAEVAWLKSQVNIYSRLSGNTVNLVTVPMDKIVDQLLKTAKQGKGPDVIVTLPQDRIGQLAQAHVIEPITSSRRIEFDPTTLRALTVGGQLYGLPMFAESVALVYNKKLVPTAPATYADFLRAAKKNTDASAGRYGFLTDLSNAYMNYGFFSAYGAYVFGGTGTLDVHDIGLNNAGARKALAFMNDLRFKDKLVPAGTTGDKVKAAFLKGQAAMIVTGPWDMGDIKKAGINYGITAFPTPPGATGKWSPFVGVQGVVLNAYGKQKPLATAFAEGLVTSVAQLSFNQAGGRIPVNLSVRTRLASNPVVAGFGRVISGGTPMPNVPEMGQVWGPWSSAVDASVQKPAQNYAALLDTAVKAMQKTIK; translated from the coding sequence ATGAAACGACGCCTCACCCTTCTGGCCCTCGCGCTGGCTGGCAGCGCCAACGCCGCCACCCTGACCGTCTGGACGCACTTCAACGACGCCGCCGAGGTCGCCTGGCTCAAGAGCCAGGTCAACATCTACAGCCGCCTGAGCGGCAACACGGTCAACCTCGTGACCGTCCCCATGGACAAGATCGTCGATCAGCTCCTGAAAACCGCCAAGCAGGGGAAAGGCCCCGACGTCATCGTCACCCTCCCACAGGACCGCATCGGGCAGCTCGCCCAGGCGCACGTGATCGAACCCATCACCAGCAGCCGCCGCATCGAGTTCGACCCCACCACGCTGCGCGCCCTGACCGTCGGCGGCCAGCTGTACGGCCTGCCCATGTTCGCCGAGAGCGTCGCCCTCGTGTACAACAAGAAACTGGTCCCGACCGCCCCCGCCACCTACGCGGACTTCCTGCGCGCCGCGAAGAAGAACACCGACGCCAGCGCAGGCCGCTACGGCTTCCTGACCGACCTGAGCAACGCCTACATGAACTACGGCTTCTTCAGCGCGTACGGCGCGTACGTGTTCGGCGGCACCGGCACGCTAGACGTGCACGATATCGGCCTGAACAACGCCGGCGCCCGCAAGGCCCTGGCCTTCATGAACGACCTGCGTTTCAAGGACAAGCTCGTCCCCGCCGGCACGACGGGCGACAAGGTCAAGGCTGCGTTCCTGAAGGGCCAGGCGGCCATGATCGTCACCGGCCCCTGGGACATGGGCGACATCAAGAAGGCCGGCATCAACTACGGCATCACCGCCTTCCCCACCCCTCCCGGCGCGACCGGCAAGTGGAGCCCCTTCGTGGGCGTGCAGGGCGTCGTGCTGAACGCCTACGGCAAGCAAAAACCTCTGGCCACTGCCTTCGCCGAGGGGCTCGTGACCAGCGTCGCGCAGCTGTCCTTCAACCAGGCGGGCGGACGCATCCCCGTCAACCTCAGCGTCCGCACCCGGCTGGCCAGCAACCCGGTCGTGGCGGGCTTCGGCCGCGTCATCAGCGGCGGCACCCCCATGCCCAACGTGCCCGAGATGGGGCAGGTGTGGGGTCCCTGGAGTTCCGCCGTGGACGCCAGCGTCCAGAAACCCGCGCAGAACTACGCGGCGCTGCTCGACACGGCCGTCAAGGCCATGCAGAAGACCATCAAGTAA
- a CDS encoding dipeptidase encodes MLIDGHLDLAFNALNGRDLTLPLEGLRAGDPVRDETATVSLPELRRADLRVCFGTLFALPHGAGSPGGYSDHAGARAQALAQLDVYLRWEDQGLIRLLHSREAVAVHLDGPGDAPLGVVLLMEGADPIRDAGDLPFWVERGVRVVGPAWGRTRFAGGTGAPGPLTPEGRELVQAMRDLGVTLDASHLDDASFWEAMEVGPQVIATHANSRALVPGNRHLTDDMVRAVAQAGGMIGLVFLNRFIRPLPEGSLDAVPLGELAAHARHYAALVGWEHVALGTDLDGGFGAEKTPQGVGRYTDVHALFSELPPEAREGVAWGNWARWLTRRL; translated from the coding sequence GTGCTGATCGACGGGCACCTCGATCTGGCGTTCAACGCCCTGAATGGACGGGACCTGACCCTCCCGCTGGAGGGCCTGCGGGCAGGTGATCCTGTCAGGGATGAAACGGCGACCGTCAGTCTGCCCGAACTGCGCCGCGCGGACCTGCGCGTGTGTTTCGGCACGCTGTTCGCTCTGCCGCATGGTGCAGGCAGCCCCGGGGGGTACAGTGACCACGCGGGGGCACGGGCGCAGGCGCTGGCGCAACTGGACGTGTACCTCCGCTGGGAAGACCAGGGCCTGATCCGTCTGCTTCACTCGCGTGAGGCTGTGGCCGTGCACCTGGATGGTCCCGGGGACGCGCCGCTGGGCGTGGTGCTGCTGATGGAGGGCGCCGATCCCATCCGCGACGCGGGCGACCTGCCCTTCTGGGTGGAGCGGGGCGTGCGGGTGGTCGGCCCGGCGTGGGGCCGCACGCGGTTTGCGGGTGGGACGGGCGCGCCGGGGCCGCTCACGCCGGAGGGCCGGGAGCTGGTGCAGGCGATGCGGGACCTGGGCGTCACGCTGGACGCCTCGCATCTGGATGACGCGTCGTTCTGGGAGGCCATGGAGGTCGGCCCGCAGGTGATCGCCACGCACGCCAACAGCCGCGCGCTGGTGCCCGGCAACCGCCACCTGACGGACGACATGGTCCGCGCGGTGGCGCAGGCGGGCGGGATGATCGGGCTGGTGTTCCTGAACCGCTTCATCCGCCCCCTGCCGGAGGGGAGCCTGGACGCCGTGCCGCTGGGCGAGCTGGCCGCGCACGCCCGGCACTACGCGGCGCTGGTCGGCTGGGAGCACGTCGCGCTGGGCACGGACCTGGACGGCGGGTTCGGCGCGGAGAAAACGCCGCAGGGCGTGGGCCGCTACACGGACGTCCACGCCCTGTTCAGTGAGCTTCCCCCTGAGGCGCGGGAGGGCGTGGCGTGGGGCAACTGGGCCCGCTGGCTCACGCGCCGGCTGTAG
- a CDS encoding C40 family peptidase: MTLPDPRTHARDPHMNVAEDALRGHLPEPGWRFVAPTPAHTGPARLSLRAQPDADAPQVTEALPGEDLELLWENADGWAYVRTTQDRYLGWARAAGLQARPWQPDLTVTARRAHAYAGPKISQPIRAELAHGAKLARGAGEVVTEHHRRWVPVMLPGGTDAWVQEVTLAPLDTDLLTFALGFLDTPYVWGGRSAWGLDCSGLTQVVYGAFGRHLPRDADQQQAFLTPVSEPQPGDLAFFPGHVGLMLDGQRLLHANATHMRVTVETLGEGEYGTRLQSDLSGFGRWTQ; the protein is encoded by the coding sequence ATGACGTTACCCGACCCCCGCACCCACGCGCGCGACCCACACATGAACGTCGCCGAGGACGCCCTGCGCGGCCACCTGCCCGAACCCGGGTGGCGCTTCGTGGCCCCCACCCCCGCCCACACCGGCCCCGCCCGCCTGAGCCTGCGCGCCCAACCCGACGCCGACGCGCCCCAGGTGACCGAAGCCCTCCCCGGTGAGGACCTGGAACTGTTGTGGGAGAACGCCGACGGCTGGGCGTACGTCCGCACCACCCAGGACCGTTACCTGGGCTGGGCCCGCGCAGCCGGCCTGCAGGCGCGCCCCTGGCAGCCGGACCTGACCGTCACCGCCCGCCGCGCCCACGCCTACGCCGGGCCGAAGATCAGCCAGCCCATCCGCGCCGAACTCGCCCACGGCGCGAAGCTCGCCCGGGGCGCCGGCGAGGTCGTCACCGAGCATCATCGCCGCTGGGTGCCGGTCATGCTGCCGGGCGGAACGGACGCCTGGGTGCAGGAGGTGACCCTCGCCCCCCTGGACACCGACCTGCTGACGTTCGCCCTGGGCTTCCTGGACACGCCCTACGTGTGGGGTGGGCGCAGCGCCTGGGGCCTGGACTGCTCCGGCCTGACCCAGGTTGTGTACGGCGCGTTCGGCCGCCACCTGCCGCGTGACGCGGACCAGCAGCAGGCGTTCCTCACCCCGGTCAGCGAACCGCAGCCCGGCGACCTGGCCTTCTTCCCTGGCCACGTCGGCCTGATGCTGGACGGACAGCGTCTGCTGCACGCGAACGCCACGCACATGCGCGTCACGGTCGAGACGCTCGGCGAGGGCGAATACGGCACCCGCCTCCAGTCGGACCTCAGCGGCTTCGGACGGTGGACGCAGTGA
- a CDS encoding HAD family hydrolase, with protein sequence MPSHPPLRAVLFDRDDTIAFTDPGVYREAALWGHATFGIDARSFGEALREQWNRRALDWWDLRTQEQEDTFWQAYGDELAGTLGLNGEQTAQLMATWPYEAYMKPVPNARAVLTALRARGLKVGVLSNTLPSIDRTLQAVGLHDLVDVAVATCAVGVHKPDAGAYLHAAGALGVQPGEVLFVDDKQENVEAAVAVGMHARLIDLSGQAPGALHDLTQVLGLVDELVAAC encoded by the coding sequence ATGCCCAGCCACCCTCCCCTGCGCGCCGTCCTGTTCGACCGGGATGACACCATCGCCTTCACTGACCCCGGCGTGTACCGTGAGGCGGCCCTGTGGGGGCACGCGACCTTCGGCATTGACGCGCGTTCTTTCGGCGAGGCCCTCCGGGAGCAGTGGAACCGCCGCGCACTGGACTGGTGGGACCTGCGCACGCAGGAGCAGGAGGACACCTTCTGGCAGGCGTACGGGGATGAACTGGCGGGCACGCTCGGCCTGAACGGCGAGCAGACGGCGCAGCTCATGGCGACGTGGCCCTACGAGGCGTACATGAAGCCGGTGCCGAACGCACGGGCGGTGCTCACGGCGCTGCGTGCGCGCGGCCTGAAGGTGGGCGTGCTGAGCAACACCCTGCCCAGCATTGACCGGACCCTCCAAGCCGTGGGCCTGCACGACCTCGTGGATGTGGCTGTGGCCACCTGCGCGGTGGGCGTGCACAAGCCGGACGCGGGTGCGTACCTGCATGCGGCAGGCGCACTGGGCGTGCAGCCGGGCGAGGTGCTGTTCGTGGATGACAAGCAGGAGAACGTGGAGGCCGCGGTGGCGGTGGGCATGCACGCGCGCCTGATTGACCTGAGCGGTCAGGCACCAGGCGCCCTGCATGACCTGACGCAGGTGCTGGGCCTCGTGGATGAGCTGGTGGCCGCGTGCTGA